The following proteins are encoded in a genomic region of Liolophura sinensis isolate JHLJ2023 chromosome 5, CUHK_Ljap_v2, whole genome shotgun sequence:
- the LOC135465865 gene encoding aplysianin-A-like encodes MRSPILVVFAIHFLGFPVTPYSRNSRQSGCLDVAIVGAGIGGTYTAWRLRDRGLKIGIFENTDRIGGRMFSVFLPTASGVPIDLGAMRYEPENHKTLVGLLEELRLKSTVFKGDSFEKTYYFRGKHLKFADLLTDNLPYNLRPGEPKDPDQLLWKLYQSAMNNTEPDKISNVEEGITKDGIPLYKHGYLDLMGTLWSREAKQYLQDFIAFQSDFENNNAVHNTPADRLSTGDVTTTIKTVTGGMNVISKRLGLLFLKASKQHSIRLNQRVISIRRKTQRGKVWYELTIVSTRTVNGVTVDSKARQKKTCAKEVILACPRTALSRIKWGPLRNDPVVLHALDSVSDNSAMKLFLVYPSTWWDRLNGTSKSIVSDLPLRQTMEYGRYRNSLGHENVVVLVSYIDDETEIDYWTQLRKHPGTISSSAVPAAYAVSRKVVEHAHHHLGKLYDVSPRDIPQPLDGVMQIWRGGAYGNAWELFKPGFKPSAVQVFMRRPSSIDRVFIVSNSFSMGLTFWSEGTLREADAVISQFSQK; translated from the exons ATGAGGTCACCTATTTTGGTCGTCTTTGCGATTCATTTCCTTG GGTTCCCCGTCACGCCTTATTCCCGCAATTCACGGCAATCAG GATGCTTGGACGTGGCTATTGTTGGAGCGGGAATAGGTGGCACCTACACCGCTTGGAGACTCCGAGACCGAGGTTTAAAAATCggaatttttgaaaacacaGATCGTATTGGGGGTCGGATGTTCAGTGTGTTTCTACCCACAGCGTCTGGCGTTCCCATTGACCTTGGAGCCATGCGCTATGAACCGGAGAATCACAAAACCCTTGTGGGCTTATTAGAAGAATTGAGACTAAAATCCACAGTATTCAAAGGAGACAGCTTTGAAAAGACATATTATTTCAGAGGGAAACATTTGAAATTTGCCGATCTCCTCACCGATAACCTCCCTTACAACCTTCGCCCAGGGGAACCGAAAGACCCGGATCAGCTGCTTTG GAAACTGTACCAATCCGCCATGAATAATACTGAACCCGACAAAATCTCCAATGTGGAAGAAGGCATAACAAAGGATGGAATTCCTCTCTACAAGCATGG TTATCTTGATTTAATGGGCACGCTATGGTCGAGAGAAGCTAAGCAATACCTGCAAGATTTTATAGCATTCCAGTCAGACTTCGAGAACAACAACGCCGTTCATAACACTCCGGCAGATAGGCTGTCTACAGGCGATGTTACCACTACCATAAAGACGGTCACTGGAGGAATGAATGTTATATCCAAGCGCCTTGGACTACTGTTTCTGAAGGCGAGCAAACA ACATTCGATTCGACTGAACCAGAGAGTTATCTCCATACGACGAAAGACAcaacgtgggaaagtctggtaTGAGTTGACCATCGTTAGTACCAGGACTGTAAACGGTGTAACAGTGGACTCTAag gcTAGGCAAAAGAAGACTTGTGCAAAAGAGGTAATTTTGGCTTGTCCGCGAACTGCGCTGTCACGCATAAAATGGGGGCCATTACGTAATGATCCAGTTGTTCTCCATGCACTGGATTCTGTGTCCGATAACTCTGCCATGAAGCTCTTTCTAGTTTATCCCAGTACATGGTGGGATCGCTTAAATGGCACGTCCAAGTCTATCGTTTCGGATCTACCCCTCCGTCAGACGATGGAGTATGGTCGGTACCGTAACAGTTTGGGGCACGAGAACGTTGTTGTATTGGTGTCATACATTGACGACGAAACGGAGATCGATTACTGGACTCAGCTTAGGAAACACCCGGGCACTATTTCATCATCCGCTGTCCCGGCAGCTTATGCGGTCAGCAGGAAAGTTGTAGAGCACGCGCATCATCATCTTGGAAAATTGTATGACGTCAGTCCGCGTGACATACCACAGCCTCTAGACGGCGTGATGCAGATCTGGCGTGGAGGTGCGTATGGAAACGCATGGGAATTGTTCAAACCAGGCTTCAAACCAAGCGCTGTACAGGTCTTTATGAGGCGTCCGTCTTCCATTGACAGAGTTTTTATTGTGAGCAACTCATTTTCAATGGGGTTGACATTCTGGTCAGAAGGAACATTGAGAGAAGCTGACGCAGTAATttcacagttctctcagaaatAA